Genomic DNA from Perca fluviatilis chromosome 12, GENO_Pfluv_1.0, whole genome shotgun sequence:
CCTCTGATTACCCAAATATTATCCAGCGATACACTGTGCGTTTATGCTGAAGCAAACGCGTGCATTTCCTGTCACAGACTTCTCTCTGGCTAACTTGACGTGCGCGGTATTAAAGGACCATTGCTATTTCGTTTGCTCTGCGCATGCTCCCGACTCAGCATTTAGGGGAGTGAAGGCTCTTAAAACTGAAGGGTTCAAGAAATATTGGGCATAGCAGGCAATACAAAATATCGGTATGTTTTAAAACAAACGTAGGCAGTATGAAATCGCTCCAAAATGTGTTTCCTGACATATTATCACATAGGCCTAAggtatttaaatgtaaaaatacttagaAAGATCATTTGATTCTTCAATCACTTACTACAGACTTTGTAATTTCTACAAAGTCTGAGGTAGGCCtactttattaataataataaatttaggTTAAAAGAATGTCCTGTATACCTACTCACTGCCAAATCACTAAAACCCAACTTCTCggggcgcctttccatgggcagccccctcactctgacatctccaTTAGTGCATATAGGTaggctactgagcatgtgtgtgtaattcaggcttgtgtgtaatgtgtataataacaacagagtgaaaacattgtaatttcccttgcgggaTTTCTTCTACAAGGACCTTCGGGAAATTCATCTTTTCTGAGTGTgtaatgcataaaaaaaaaaaagtttaaccaTTAGGCTACTCGAAACCGTCCAAAGCTTAGACATTTTATTAGCATTTCAACTCTTCAGACATAACTGTTGGTAATACTAAAtgttctaaaccgtctctggtACAGTCTTTGCACACATCACGGAGCAGCAgtatagcctgacaagccataTGTCAATGGACAAGCCAGACCTGCAAGTTCCTTTTGCTGCcgctagtagtagtagtagtagtatatggGCGCGTCTAGAGTTCTAGGCAGCAGCTGCACTCCGAACGGCTGGAAccgtgtccatggcaacgcggTCAGAAGTTCCAAACAGTCAGTGCTCCGTAACGTTACATAACGTTAGTTTCTCCATCTGCTCCTAAAATGTATTCACAGTAAGTAAAACACGTCTGCATTTAAATCAGAACTGtaatttctgtgtgttttaaacttttttttcccgtATAGACTAATTGTCACTTAGCTACATTTGTGTTTAATTTAAGACTTGAATAAATTAACTGCAGTCAGCTACCGTTaaactagctaactagctagctaactaacgaCGCTAACGGCAATGACTGCTCGCTCTTACAAGCTATCGTCGAAGAGGTTGACTGTGTACCGGGTTTTTGTCTTCATTTCTACTAGAAATGTCTCAGTTCTCATGAATAACGATCTTCCATCGACAACATCTGGCAAGTGCAACTGTTTATACTGACTAAGCTAACGATAGTTACCTCACGTTGGAACTCTGTGTAATTTTAGGGTCAGTTATTGTCAGCAGGGAGACTTGTCTACTGGACCCTGGTggggtaacgttaacgttagtgcATGTGGTAACCGTTAGTGTAGTTCACATATCAATTCATATAAATGGTGTGTTTCTTTTGTGTCTGTGGGGGTGTGTTTTAACATTACGGGTGTGCAGGGTACCAAGGAATAGATGGCCAGATCTCCCAGATCCCAGGACTGTCCCCGACCATCAGCACTCTTCCTGAAGAGAGGGCCCGAGGGCGAAGGGCCGGAGTCCTAGAGAGTGATTCTGACTATGTCAAGCTTGCAAAACAAGGAGGGCATAAGGGTAGAGCAATCCCGTTGCCTTATGTCTATCATGTCCCTGCTGGTTAATGCATTTTGCCTACACTTATTTTTGTCCTTGTTTTCAACAGGACTTTTGTGGCATGAGGAAACAAGAAATTCTAAACCTGATGAATACCAACCTCCAGGCAGGTTCTGCATTGGATCAGGAGATGACGAAAAACCAAGGTACATGTAACATTTGTCTTATTATTATCATGCACTGGGACTTGTAGTCAGTGTATGATTAAATTACTAACactatagtctcgcattgccacacCTATCTACTAACACTACTACTTGCTGCTAATATACTACGTACAACTTGCTAGCGTTCATTCTTTTAACGTACTGTAATATAGACAGTAACAGTCAGCAACGATAATGACTGTTTTctacttttattattgtttattgaaATTGTTAAGAGGATAACCACTTGAGATGaagcatctcgttttcgagggggtcctcaAGACATAAGACAAGGACAAAATTCTTCATTAGATATTCCAGCTATCATTAAGTGAAGGCTACATTTCATATCCCTATATTGTGTTTTTCCAACAGTCTAATTAACAGTGAAGAGAAGAAAAACCCTGGAGCTTTTCAACAGCGAGAGCCCCCCTTTGGGACGGACAATATGTCAGCCTGGGAGAGGGATGATAGCAGCACCACAGCCAAAGAGAAGGTAAACAAAGATATGTCATTTAGAAAGTAATTTAGCCCCATGAGTTAACACAATAATAATGTATTCTATCTcgtgttgttttattctgtTATGATCATATGTTTTATGACAAAGTTGAGGGATTGTTAGTGATGCTGTAGTGTTACACACCTCATTTAGTTGTTACTCGATGGGAAAGACCTACTCTGTGGATCAGGTACTTGTttctcaaatgtttttttattgtcaagATGAGAGCATACTGCCAAATTTAAGGGAGAGatgggtgagaaaaaaaaatatcctggctatatttttttattcacaaaTTAACCACCACGCACTGTGACTTTGCTTTGTGTTCTGTAGAACAACAATGTTCATTACAGCCAGACGGAGAAATTGCAGCCATCCGATCAATATTATGAGACCAGCAAATTCAAGAGGATGTAAGTTCACGTGGTCACAAGGTGGTGCTGTTGTTCCGTATTCTGTTCAGTACAAGTGGCTGGTGTCCCAGaatgccacttttttttttacaactctCAGAAACACAATTGCACAGAATAGAACAGTGATCTTATTATGTCAGATCATATCTGTAACTTTGAGTGGAAGTAATAGCAAACACTTAAGGATAGGTTTACACAATTTGAAGTCAGTCCTGTAACAATAGTCAGGTGCCCATATAACAGTTTTTACTTGCTGTAATTGTTGCTCCTGTTAACACTGGCCATTATAAAGTccctttttaattttcttttaatgtaaaTGATGGGCgacaaaatccacagtcctGTCCAAAAATGTATTCAGAAGTTTACCTGAATCTAACATGAGGCTGTTCACTATCCTTCCACTGCAGCTCATCAGGGAAACACTGTTCGGGGAAATAGAAAGAGGGAGTTTTGTACTAAAAAGACTGTAACTTTGGAAGATATCCACTTGATTTGATTAACTCAGACTGCTAAAGCCTGACATTAGCTCCACATAAACATCTGAATGCATTTTTGCACGTAAGGTGGATTGTGGATTTTGTCCAACATCATTTATATTACAAAGCCTCTTTAAATGAACATATGGGCACTGACTATTGTTTTATGACTGACTTGAAAAATtgtgaacctatcctttaaGTGTTGTTTGCTGTGATGACTGTAAGCAACTGCATGATCTACAGGGTTTTTGCCAAGATTTTTGGCTATTCCATCAGTGTAATTATGTAGTTATTAGCATTACAACAGATAAGATATAAGGCTGATGTAAAAATCTGTGTAAGAGGGTAAGTAAATTATACACCACATGTCTCCACGTTGTTATGACTAAGCAGAAGTGCTCATGGGCTGGCGGCACACTTAGGTCAAACGAAACAGCACACAAAGTCGAGACAAATCCGGACAATGACTTGTTTGCTTTGGCTCACTGCTAGTCAGTGATGTGTGTTCAATGTACCCTTTCGGGAAATGTCAATGACTTGTCAAAAATCCAAAATAACCTCACAtacaaagctacaaagagaaaACAGTAAAGACTGTGGTCATAGTGCATGTATGGTTTTGATACTTCAACAATTAACGATTCCACAAAGGATccactgcaaaaaaaagttACCTAAATCCTACAATCACATTGTTGAAACAAGCAAAAATAGAATCAGTTATTTGCGTCTTTGCAGTGCAGCGATCAGTTATACAGAGTCTTGGTGTAAGATATTAACTTTGAGAGTCAAAAGAACAGAGTCTAGAAATTTCCTGAAACAAGAGTGACTGaacttttttactttatttcaagAAAGGTAACAAGGCTAAATCTGAGATTAAATTACTTGTTTAGATGGATAGTTTTGCAGAGTTGGTCGTTTGGTATAAAATGAAGAGAAAATTGTAAAAAGCAAACATGTTCTcgctgtgtgttttgttggaAGAGGACATTTGTAATGAGTAGCCAGATCTTGGTATACACTGTGTTAAAGGTAAGGGTCCATTTTTAGTGTTTTAAATTGTCTCCTGATGTTATTTCCTACTTTGTGGGGATGgcaaaacattacattatatttgtgACTACAAAACCCCCCATCGAGTTTGATTTCCATAAAAAAGCGTTCCAAAAATTGCAATGTCATCACTTTTTGTCCTTGGTGTTCTCAGAGTATATGACAAGAATCCAGCCCCTGTCGACATGTCTAAGCTGTTGAGCTTTGGTTATGCAGATGAGAACAAACCAATAGACAACACTGATTTGTCAAGTAAGTAGCACAGTGTTTCTGACAGATTGAGTGACCAGCTTCCAGATCACCATAAGTCATTtcctttcttgtttttttcattatgCTGTCAAAATTCTTCTTAACATCTCATAATGAAGTCAAGGGTGTGAAACGTTGATGCCTTGAAACTTATTGAACTTATGATGCCTCTTGACATAATATGTAATAATGGTTCGTTGAATGACTCGTGCTTGTATACATTTCCATGTCAACAGATTAGAAGACTGGCCAGTGCCGTGGGAAAAGGATGTACAAACTCAAATGCTTCCAACAGGAATCGTTGCCATCCTTTCCTCTccttattcatttctttattatcCCTTCATATACTGAGCCACATCAAATATTTTTACTTAGTTTCAAATGTTCTGTCATGTGAGATGTATTACACAAGTGTGAAAGTGCTTAACTGAATTCAAGCTAGgatcttttatttattgtgcCTGTTAGCGGTGCCTCATTAACTgtattccttcttttttttctgtgtttgtaaAAGGCAGCTTTaaggaataaaaatgtaattgttcaAATAAACACTTTTTATTGCTTTTGCCTTATATGCCCAAATTGTATTCACAGGCTGAAATTTTAAAGTTAATAATTATCTACATAATACTGTAATATTACAGCAAACAATacaatgtatatactgtatacaatgTATATCATTTGATGCAGTTGATTTTGGCATGCAGGGAAAATGTAGATAAATGTGTTGTTTGCAGGTGTATTGCATGCCAGGGTCAGAGGTTATCTCAGTGTTCTTTGGGAAAGGTGTCATAACACGTTAGTTATTCAACAGCTTCAGAAGGTATACTGGTACTCAGCCAATCATTTCTTGTGTGTTTGATCTCGCTCTGTTTGTTTGGGGCTGGTGGATGTTTTTGTGAGAGCGAGGACAGGTGCCACTCCTCTCTCTGGAACCAATCAGCAGCAGGGCCAGAGGTTACAGCTATATCAGCTCTGCAGTCAGACGTATCTCGTATTTAGAAACAGCTGCAACGAGTATCTGGAGGTTTTACAGAAGAACAACTTTTGAAGACattttatatttgattttaAAGCAGTCATGGCACCAATTATACTTGACCATATGGGGAATGACCAAAATGAGTATATCAAGTAAGTATTTAAGAATCTAGGTTTGTAACTGACGATTTCTTCTTTTTGCTATTCAAAATCcaatgtatttgtgtttgctAATCCATTCAGAGCATTTAGGATGTAAGTTTGGGATTATCTGTCCCTTTTATTAATAAGCTGTACTATATTGCTCATAGACAACACGTCCAAGTGAAAAATCCTTACTTGGACACCATGGAGGAGGATATTCTCTACCATTTCAGCTTGAGCACCAAGACTCACAACCTCCCAGAAATGTTTGGAGATATTAAGGTTTGTGAAATgttaacacaaaaaataataatggggGGTTTAGAATTTCAAAAGCTATAAAACAGAATTCATTAGTCGTCTTTCTCTATTTCctatagtttgtgtgtgttggaggcAGCGCAAATCGTATGAAGGCTTTCGCCCAGTTTATCCACCAGGAGCTGGAACTGCCTGGAAACCCAGAGGAAGTCAGAGATATCTGTGAGGGAACTGATCGCTACTGCATGTATAAAGTAGGACCTGTGCTTTCTTTAAGTGTAAGTACTACAGAACAATAACATATACTGTCCTAGTAGGCGTTGTTTATACTGGCAGGAGCTTCACATATTGCATTGCTGGTTTAATAATCACTGTTTTCAAAGTAACGTCTATTCTGATCTTGTGTCCATCACAGCACGGCATGGGTGTCCCTTCCATCTCCATCATGCTGCATGAGCTCATCAAACTGCTGCACCACGCTCAGTGCAGTGATGTGGTCCTGATTCGCCTTGGTACATCCGGTGGAGTCGGTAAGAACATTGCATTTTCTTGTTTTGA
This window encodes:
- the LOC120570321 gene encoding uncharacterized protein C7orf57-like isoform X1, which codes for MYSQNVSVLMNNDLPSTTSGYQGIDGQISQIPGLSPTISTLPEERARGRRAGVLESDSDYVKLAKQGGHKGLLWHEETRNSKPDEYQPPGRFCIGSGDDEKPSLINSEEKKNPGAFQQREPPFGTDNMSAWERDDSSTTAKEKNNNVHYSQTEKLQPSDQYYETSKFKRIVYDKNPAPVDMSKLLSFGYADENKPIDNTDLSN
- the LOC120570321 gene encoding uncharacterized protein C7orf57-like isoform X2, whose translation is MYSQCAGYQGIDGQISQIPGLSPTISTLPEERARGRRAGVLESDSDYVKLAKQGGHKGLLWHEETRNSKPDEYQPPGRFCIGSGDDEKPSLINSEEKKNPGAFQQREPPFGTDNMSAWERDDSSTTAKEKNNNVHYSQTEKLQPSDQYYETSKFKRIVYDKNPAPVDMSKLLSFGYADENKPIDNTDLSN